From the genome of Anticarsia gemmatalis isolate Benzon Research Colony breed Stoneville strain chromosome 13, ilAntGemm2 primary, whole genome shotgun sequence, one region includes:
- the Trp1 gene encoding translocation protein 1 isoform X1: MADKRKTKKRKEEFGEPAESEKPTREEYSVAKWLKANVPTKKTKFLNHHVEYFTGTKAVDALLTSKWATGKNPIFTTRLEVTDYLHQMLLHKLFHRAKKVPVSEQELKGKKKKELEKSSKSGDEKDGEKSQASACEGKDTKDVKEKEKKKRKIRLEMHMEQLFLDTVDAYVWIYDPKPWYYWLCGALVVCGTITVCMFPLWPATVRKGVYYLSIAAAGFLVMIIALTVLRVVVFCLVWMLTLSRHHLWLLPNLTEDVGFFASFWPLYKYEYRGPGSDSDKSSKNKKKRKKDKNSDDESEKTPLLQEKTDAEPSVEIVDTQEEHDTPVDNKSEQDTSTPACDKQSESESENSQRSSTDRDFEIVEPGDVEPDKDDA, from the exons atggcAGACAAAAGGAAAACTAAAAAGCGTAAAGAG GAGTTTGGAGAGCCAGCCGAGTCAGAGAAGCCGACGAGGGAGGAATACTCGGTGGCAAAATGGCTGAAAGCTAATGTACCTACCAAGAAAACCAAATTCTTGAATCACCATGTTGAGTATTTTACTG GTACAAAGGCAGTGGACGCACTACTGACGTCAAAATGGGCAACGGGCAAGAACCCCATCTTCACAACACGGCTCGAAGTCACCGACTACCTGCATCAAATGCTACTGCACAAACTATTCCACAGAGCTAAAAAG GTACCAGTAAGCGAGCAAGAGTTGAAAGGAAAGAAGAAGAAGGAGTTGGAGAAGTCAAGTAAAAGTGGAGACGAGAAAGATGGAGAGAAGAGTCAAGCGAGCGCTTGTGAAGGAAAG GACACAAAAGACGTAAAAGAGAAAGAGAAGAAGAAGCGCAAGATCCGCCTAGAGATGCACATGGAGCAGCTGTTCCTGGACACGGTGGACGCGTACGTGTGGATCTACGACCCCAAGCCGTGGTACTACTGGCTGTGCGGCGCGCTCGTCGTGTGCGGCACCATCACCGTCTGCATGTTCCCGCTGTGGCCCGCCACTGTCAG AAAAGGCGTATACTACCTAAGTATCGCGGCGGCCGGTTTCCTGGTAATGATCATAGCGCTAACAGTACTACGTGTGGTGGTGTTCTGTCTGGTGTGGATGCTGACACTCTCGCGACATCATCTCTGGTTGCTACCCAATCTCACTGAGGATGTAGGATTCTTTGCGTCTTTCTGGCCGTTGTATAAA TACGAATACCGCGGCCCTGGTTCGGACAGCGACAAATCGTCTAAAAACAAGAAGAAACGCAAGAAAGACAAGAACTCGGACGACGAGAGTGAGAAGACGCCGCTACTGCAGGAGAAGACAGACGCTGAACCTAGTGTCGAGATTGTCGACACGCAGGAGGAACATGACACTCCTGTTGATAATAA atCAGAACAGGACACATCAACGCCAGCGTGCGACAAGCAATCAGAGTCTGAATCAGAGAACAGCCAGCGTTCCTCCACCGACAGAGACTTTGAGATCGTGGAGCCGGGAGACGTGGAGCCCGACAAGGACGACGCGTAG
- the Trp1 gene encoding translocation protein 1 isoform X2, with translation MRDFEFGEPAESEKPTREEYSVAKWLKANVPTKKTKFLNHHVEYFTGTKAVDALLTSKWATGKNPIFTTRLEVTDYLHQMLLHKLFHRAKKVPVSEQELKGKKKKELEKSSKSGDEKDGEKSQASACEGKDTKDVKEKEKKKRKIRLEMHMEQLFLDTVDAYVWIYDPKPWYYWLCGALVVCGTITVCMFPLWPATVRKGVYYLSIAAAGFLVMIIALTVLRVVVFCLVWMLTLSRHHLWLLPNLTEDVGFFASFWPLYKYEYRGPGSDSDKSSKNKKKRKKDKNSDDESEKTPLLQEKTDAEPSVEIVDTQEEHDTPVDNKSEQDTSTPACDKQSESESENSQRSSTDRDFEIVEPGDVEPDKDDA, from the exons ATGAGAGATTTT GAGTTTGGAGAGCCAGCCGAGTCAGAGAAGCCGACGAGGGAGGAATACTCGGTGGCAAAATGGCTGAAAGCTAATGTACCTACCAAGAAAACCAAATTCTTGAATCACCATGTTGAGTATTTTACTG GTACAAAGGCAGTGGACGCACTACTGACGTCAAAATGGGCAACGGGCAAGAACCCCATCTTCACAACACGGCTCGAAGTCACCGACTACCTGCATCAAATGCTACTGCACAAACTATTCCACAGAGCTAAAAAG GTACCAGTAAGCGAGCAAGAGTTGAAAGGAAAGAAGAAGAAGGAGTTGGAGAAGTCAAGTAAAAGTGGAGACGAGAAAGATGGAGAGAAGAGTCAAGCGAGCGCTTGTGAAGGAAAG GACACAAAAGACGTAAAAGAGAAAGAGAAGAAGAAGCGCAAGATCCGCCTAGAGATGCACATGGAGCAGCTGTTCCTGGACACGGTGGACGCGTACGTGTGGATCTACGACCCCAAGCCGTGGTACTACTGGCTGTGCGGCGCGCTCGTCGTGTGCGGCACCATCACCGTCTGCATGTTCCCGCTGTGGCCCGCCACTGTCAG AAAAGGCGTATACTACCTAAGTATCGCGGCGGCCGGTTTCCTGGTAATGATCATAGCGCTAACAGTACTACGTGTGGTGGTGTTCTGTCTGGTGTGGATGCTGACACTCTCGCGACATCATCTCTGGTTGCTACCCAATCTCACTGAGGATGTAGGATTCTTTGCGTCTTTCTGGCCGTTGTATAAA TACGAATACCGCGGCCCTGGTTCGGACAGCGACAAATCGTCTAAAAACAAGAAGAAACGCAAGAAAGACAAGAACTCGGACGACGAGAGTGAGAAGACGCCGCTACTGCAGGAGAAGACAGACGCTGAACCTAGTGTCGAGATTGTCGACACGCAGGAGGAACATGACACTCCTGTTGATAATAA atCAGAACAGGACACATCAACGCCAGCGTGCGACAAGCAATCAGAGTCTGAATCAGAGAACAGCCAGCGTTCCTCCACCGACAGAGACTTTGAGATCGTGGAGCCGGGAGACGTGGAGCCCGACAAGGACGACGCGTAG